A genomic region of Catalinimonas niigatensis contains the following coding sequences:
- a CDS encoding alpha/beta hydrolase — translation MYSEYHILQMMKSGIKRRKFIQNTSLLLSTAGFTTLSTMIQDDKPRDPEPPFSGEEIYLWDEGSPNNGSHADYRPKIRLYYPSLRQNLYENRKFPVVLICPGGGYVRQAHHEGQPFAQLFAMHGIVGAVLTYRVHPDLHPGAYADAARAMRLLRSRAEKYQLDAERVGIMGFSAGGHLASMIATQPALYEESEDDLTEQFSARPDKVILGYPVISFSEYAHEGSVKAQLGNQPDPQMREQLSNQKRVTKDTPPVFLFHAADDQGVPVQNSLMYASACLEHEVPVELHVFPKGGHGMGMALENPSLSIWSENLMNWMGDWKLG, via the coding sequence ATGTATAGTGAATACCATATCTTACAAATGATGAAATCAGGCATAAAAAGAAGAAAATTCATACAAAACACCTCTCTACTGCTAAGTACTGCAGGTTTTACGACCCTTTCCACCATGATACAGGACGACAAACCCCGTGATCCAGAGCCTCCCTTTTCAGGAGAAGAGATATACCTTTGGGATGAAGGTTCTCCCAATAACGGTAGTCATGCAGACTACCGGCCTAAAATCAGGTTATATTATCCTTCTCTAAGGCAGAACCTTTATGAGAACAGGAAATTTCCAGTGGTACTTATCTGTCCGGGAGGAGGATATGTAAGGCAGGCGCATCATGAAGGGCAACCTTTTGCTCAGTTGTTTGCTATGCATGGCATTGTAGGAGCGGTGTTAACTTACAGAGTACACCCTGACTTACATCCAGGGGCATACGCAGATGCAGCCAGAGCCATGCGTTTGCTAAGATCCAGAGCAGAAAAATATCAGTTGGATGCAGAGAGAGTAGGTATTATGGGTTTTAGTGCTGGAGGGCATCTGGCCTCTATGATAGCAACACAACCAGCATTGTATGAAGAATCTGAGGATGATCTGACAGAGCAATTTTCTGCCCGCCCCGACAAAGTAATTTTAGGTTATCCGGTAATTTCATTTTCAGAATATGCCCATGAGGGCTCGGTTAAAGCGCAATTGGGTAATCAGCCTGATCCGCAAATGCGCGAGCAGCTTTCCAACCAAAAAAGAGTTACTAAAGATACTCCTCCAGTCTTTCTTTTTCATGCGGCAGATGATCAGGGAGTACCGGTACAAAATAGTCTGATGTATGCCAGCGCCTGTCTGGAGCATGAAGTTCCGGTAGAACTGCATGTTTTTCCCAAAGGAGGACACGGTATGGGCATGGCTTTAGAGAATCCTAGCCTGAGCATCTGGTCAGAAAACCTGATGAACTGGATGGGGGATTGGAAGTTGGGATAA
- a CDS encoding gamma carbonic anhydrase family protein — translation MAHIISVRGFTPSWGEECFIAENATVVGQLSMGDFCSVWFNAIVRADVNEIKVGHHTNIQDGAVIHCTYEKAATHIGNHVTIGHRAIVHGCTLEDKVMIGMGAIVMDHAVVESGAMVAAGAVVLENTIVEANSIYAGVPAKKIKAVGPENRAMMERIALNYIKYAQWYK, via the coding sequence ATGGCACACATTATATCAGTAAGAGGGTTTACTCCAAGCTGGGGTGAGGAATGTTTTATCGCTGAAAATGCCACAGTGGTTGGGCAACTCAGTATGGGTGATTTTTGTAGTGTATGGTTCAACGCAATAGTAAGGGCTGACGTCAACGAAATTAAAGTAGGCCACCATACCAATATACAGGATGGAGCGGTCATTCACTGCACCTATGAAAAGGCAGCTACGCATATTGGAAATCATGTCACCATTGGACACCGTGCTATAGTCCACGGATGTACGCTGGAAGATAAGGTGATGATTGGCATGGGCGCTATTGTCATGGATCATGCGGTGGTGGAAAGTGGCGCTATGGTAGCGGCAGGGGCAGTAGTACTTGAAAATACTATCGTTGAAGCCAATAGCATTTATGCAGGTGTCCCGGCCAAAAAGATAAAAGCCGTAGGACCTGAGAATAGGGCCATGATGGAAAGGATAGCACTGAACTATATAAAATATGCGCAATGGTATAAGTAA
- a CDS encoding DUF4114 domain-containing protein, with product MNKLQHISHKIQLLLILTLLVFNSCNEDPFEIPQAQQRISINSDKSDLNRRVRIPEYEEMLSLYDAPVDAFQNNARLNNIEPASSDYVLIMRAEVNPPDVQGNALRASHVFIEGDKAFVSYNTEGPEYMGGVEVFDISNIKAPSLIFQMIVEDTDYSSIFYEDGKIYLAGATKNVDDFGLNSNAVLEIVHYPSEEGSENQMIDISSYTATDVKVHGNYIYVTSGSHGGITVLDKETLEEVSSTGMDDARSIAFNDEYYAVMQGTPARVKVYRTSDHSYVNGFTVGGANTPESKSILNITNDKIFVPAGKEGLKILNFSNGELLSVMGLPIMEGIDQEMIVTNGVSVNEEKIFSANGAAGMYLSTQHTNSTALLGSVSFQASANYVESRGPVMFVATGAGGLKIIEIVVYNPGEGDYIPGDEWDEEGTPKNLCERATEVDENLENLMINNFIETANLIDRKPAYFADGVVTDLFIEEDTDLKITFYSEATLYQNTLGYYIYDPQNPPNSREEIKNMTILYPNASAKGSGGNLSKGDKVCLNDLKAGSAIGFFLVTKGWNGTEVTAGQYTHFTTKRLNKDRPKRYQQASLLLRAEEHKIGILSFEDIRLPGGDKDYDDVIFLLEPTNANSVDFSKLTPIH from the coding sequence ATGAACAAGTTGCAACATATCAGTCACAAAATACAGCTACTGTTGATACTAACACTATTAGTATTCAACTCTTGCAATGAAGACCCTTTTGAAATACCTCAGGCTCAGCAAAGAATCAGTATCAATAGTGATAAGAGTGATTTAAACAGACGAGTCCGCATTCCTGAATATGAAGAAATGCTTTCTTTGTATGATGCGCCAGTAGATGCGTTTCAGAATAACGCAAGACTTAATAATATAGAACCTGCCAGTTCAGATTATGTCCTCATCATGAGAGCAGAGGTAAATCCACCTGATGTTCAAGGTAATGCCCTGAGAGCTTCCCATGTATTTATTGAGGGCGACAAAGCTTTTGTGAGCTACAATACTGAAGGTCCGGAATATATGGGAGGCGTAGAAGTATTTGATATCAGTAATATTAAAGCACCTTCTCTGATTTTCCAGATGATCGTAGAAGATACCGATTACAGTTCTATCTTTTATGAAGATGGTAAAATTTATCTGGCTGGAGCAACTAAAAACGTAGACGATTTTGGCTTGAACTCCAATGCCGTTCTGGAAATCGTACATTATCCTTCAGAAGAAGGAAGTGAAAATCAAATGATAGATATTTCCAGCTATACAGCTACTGATGTAAAAGTACATGGCAATTATATCTATGTCACTTCAGGCTCACATGGAGGTATTACTGTTTTGGATAAGGAAACACTGGAAGAGGTCTCTTCTACTGGTATGGATGATGCCCGCTCTATTGCCTTTAATGATGAATATTATGCTGTGATGCAGGGTACACCTGCCAGAGTAAAAGTGTACCGCACATCAGATCATAGTTATGTGAATGGATTTACAGTAGGAGGAGCTAATACACCTGAATCCAAATCCATACTAAACATCACCAATGATAAGATATTTGTACCTGCCGGTAAAGAAGGTTTAAAAATCCTTAATTTCAGTAATGGTGAGCTCCTTTCTGTCATGGGTCTACCCATTATGGAAGGTATAGATCAGGAGATGATCGTTACCAATGGTGTCTCTGTTAATGAAGAAAAAATCTTTTCTGCCAATGGAGCTGCCGGGATGTATTTGTCAACACAACATACCAACAGCACAGCACTTTTGGGTAGTGTGAGCTTCCAGGCTTCTGCCAACTATGTAGAAAGCCGCGGCCCAGTGATGTTTGTCGCTACTGGTGCCGGAGGATTGAAGATCATTGAGATTGTAGTTTACAATCCCGGAGAGGGGGACTATATTCCGGGTGATGAATGGGATGAGGAAGGTACGCCAAAAAATCTCTGTGAAAGGGCTACTGAAGTAGATGAGAATCTGGAAAATCTAATGATCAATAATTTCATAGAAACAGCAAATCTCATAGATAGAAAACCAGCTTATTTCGCAGATGGCGTAGTTACCGACCTCTTTATTGAGGAAGATACAGACCTGAAAATCACTTTTTACAGTGAGGCTACGCTGTATCAGAATACTTTGGGCTACTATATCTATGACCCTCAGAATCCTCCTAACTCAAGAGAAGAAATTAAAAATATGACCATCTTATATCCCAATGCATCCGCAAAAGGAAGTGGTGGCAACCTAAGCAAAGGGGACAAGGTTTGTCTGAACGATCTGAAAGCAGGAAGTGCAATAGGTTTCTTTCTAGTAACAAAAGGTTGGAACGGGACAGAGGTTACTGCCGGTCAGTATACCCACTTCACCACCAAGCGCTTAAACAAGGATCGTCCTAAACGATATCAGCAGGCAAGTTTGCTGCTTAGAGCAGAAGAGCACAAAATAGGAATTCTTTCGTTTGAAGATATCCGTCTGCCCGGTGGGGACAAAGATTATGATGACGTAATCTTCCTTCTGGAGCCAACCAATGCCAATAGTGTTGATTTCTCAAAGTTAACCCCTATACATTAG